In a genomic window of Melitaea cinxia chromosome 2, ilMelCinx1.1, whole genome shotgun sequence:
- the LOC123659840 gene encoding protein lifeguard 4-like, protein MASIPLMYAQEDCELGGKENIENDFAYRNNVLNAGKEIRLGFIRKVYGLLTIQLLATVAIAAVFLLVKPVQGFIHENDWMVMIAFVLSLITLFALIAKRRDYPVNLYLLAGFTVVQAYTIGVVVSYYNTFVVLQALGLTFAVVFGLTLYTLNTKRDFSFVGYGLVAGLSVLIIGGFIQIFIQSSAFEVALSFTGAIFFSLFLIFDTQQMMTTLSPEEYILATINLYMDILNLFLYILRILNELNRN, encoded by the exons ATGGCTAGCATACCTCTAATGTATGCTCAAGAAGACTGTGAATTGGGAGGGAAGGAAAATATCGAG aATGATTTTGCCTATCGCAATAATGTATTGAATGCTGGCAAGGAGATCCGACTTGGTTTTATCCGGAAAGTGTATGGATTACTCACAATACAGCTGCTGGCGACAGTGGCTATTGCTGCAGTATTCCTGCTAGTGAAGCCTGTTCAAGGTTTTATACATGAAAA tgatTGGATGGTTATGATTGCATTCGTTTTAAGCTTGATAACACTGTTCGCTCTCATCGCGAAGAGGAGGGACTATCCCGTTAACTTGTATCTACTTGCGGGtttc ACCGTAGTGCAAGCTTATACCATTGGTGTGGTAGTTTCCTACTACAACACCTTCGTGGTACTGCAAGCTTTGGGGCTCACATTCGCTGTAGTATTTGGTCTCACTCTATACACTCTGAACACTAAACGCGACTTCTCGTTTGTTGGATATGG GCTAGTGGCAGGATTGAGCGTTTTGATCATTGGaggttttattcaaattttcattCAGAGCTCTGCATTTGAAGTCGCTTTATCGTTCACTGGGGCTATTTTCTTTAGTCTTTTCCTCATATTCGACACACAGCAAATGATGACAACTCTGTCCCCAGAAGAATATATCCTGGCAACTATCAATCTCTATATGGATATTCTGAATCTGTTCTTGTACATTTTGAGAATTCTCAATGAATTGAACAGGAATTAA